Proteins encoded together in one Lathyrus oleraceus cultivar Zhongwan6 chromosome 5, CAAS_Psat_ZW6_1.0, whole genome shotgun sequence window:
- the LOC127086261 gene encoding mitochondrial import inner membrane translocase subunit TIM17-2 has protein sequence MGTPETSREPCPDRILDDIGGAFGMGAVGGSAFHFLKGLYNSPKGDRLIGATQAVRLNAPRIGGSFAVWGGLFSSFDCTMVYVRQKEDPWNSIVAGAATGGFLAMRQGFAASARSAAFGGVLLALIEGAGIALNKFLSAQQPMPIMMDEMPPQTPENSDSNKSWFGGIFGGAKEEEKNTSGGSDVKILESFDAPPVPNFEYK, from the coding sequence ATGGGAACACCGGAAACTTCACGAGAGCCGTGTCCAGATCGCATCCTAGACGACATCGGAGGAGCCTTTGGAATGGGCGCCGTCGGCGGCTCCGCCTTCCACTTCCTCAAAGGTCTCTACAATTCCCCGAAAGGCGATCGATTAATCGGTGCAACACAAGCGGTTCGTCTCAACGCTCCAAGAATCGGTGGTAGTTTCGCTGTTTGGGGTGGTCTTTTCTCCTCTTTTGATTGTACTATGGTTTACGTTCGTCAGAAAGAAGATCCATGGAATTCGATTGTTGCTGGTGCTGCTACCGGTGGTTTTCTTGCTATGCGTCAGGGTTTTGCTGCTTCTGCTAGATCCGCTGCGTTTGGCGGTGTTCTTCTTGCGCTTATTGAAGGTGCCGGGATTGCGCTTAATAAGTTTCTTAGTGCTCAGCAGCCTATGCCGATTATGATGGATGAGATGCCGCCGCAGACTCCGGAGAATTCGGATTCCAACAAGTCGTGGTTTGGTGGAATCTTCGGTGGGGCCAAGGAAGAAGAGAAGAATACTAGTGGAGGAAGCGATGTTAAGATTCTCGAGAGTTTTGATGCTCCTCCTGTGCCTAATTTCGAGTACAAGTGA
- the LOC127081975 gene encoding uncharacterized protein LOC127081975, with protein MTTSIRHTFTLKYKEPKLDSLKGLISDLSLSRRDEFGKSYGKILSLLNKKVDYGIIGSLAQYYDPPLRCFTFADFQLAPTLEEVERIVGLKLKDFNPFPKLEEDMGPKKIASALSINVPTVRDNWAEKGGCKGFAVMFLEDLALKFKKSGNWNAFYAVLALLIHGIVLFPNVEKFVDQVAIEVFLSGNPVPFLLADVYYALHARHEKRGGVLLCCDPLLYTWFMQHMPEEGPFVAKELKSPQKLASLTASSIRWYIREWETPDIIVSCGEFPNDLQPFVLSDIQASNPDVRAVRKAWLKVVRKGKEFGKRNILAKEPYTQWVKERVEKIQLPYILKAPAFPKTPEPEPILPEDMEKLVTKVKELEVENAELRI; from the exons atgacaactTCAATAAGACACACTTTCACGcttaagtacaaggaacctaagTTGGACAGTCTGAAGGGTTTGATCTCTGATTTGTCTCTCAGCAGACGTGATGAGTTTGGAAAAAGCTATGGGAAAATTTTGAGCCTTCTAAATAAGAAAGTTGACTATGGAATTATCGGCTCTCTGGCACAATATTATGATCCACCTCTGCGTTGTTTCACATTCGCTGATTTCCAGctagctcctactttggaagaagttGAGAGGATCGTGGGACTCAAGTTGAAAGATTTTAATCCGTTCCCAAAGCTCGAAGAAGATATGGGCCCAAAGAAGATAGCTTCGGCTTTAAGTATCAATGTCCCGACTGTTCGAGACAATTGGGCTGAAAAAGGGGGTTGCAAAGGTTTTGCCGTGATGTTTTTGGAAGATTTAGCTCTAAAGTTCAAGAAAAGTGGAAATTGGAATGCATTCTATGCTGTGTTGGCTTTATTGATCCATGGGATTGTGCTTTTCccaaatgttgaaaaatttgtggatcAAGTGGCCATAGAAGTCTTTCTCTCTGGCAATCCAGTACCATTTCTCTTAGCTGACGTTTACTATGCCCTTCACGCTCGACATGAAAAGAGGGGTGGAGTGTTGTTGTGTTGTGATCCGTTGCTTTACACTTGGTTCATGCAACACATGcccgaagaaggtccttttgtGGCAAAAGAACTTAAGTCTCCCCAGAAATTAGCTTCTCTCACCGCGAGTTCCATCAGATGGTATATCCGAGAGTGGGAAACCCCAGACATTATAGTCAGCTGTGgggaatttcctaat GACTTACAGCCATTTGTGCTCTCTGACATCCAAGCAAGTAATCCTGATGTAAGAGCAGTACGAAAGGCTTGGTTAAAGGTTGTAAGAAAGGGTAAAGAGTTTGGAAAGAGAAACATTCTTGCCAAAGAACCTTACACGCAATGGGTGAAAGAAAGAGTTGAGAAAATCCAGTTGCCATATATCTTAAAGGCTCCAGCTTTTCCTAAAACTCCTGAGCCCGAGCCCATACtccctgaggacatggagaaactcGTTACTAAGGTTAAGGAGCTTGAAGTGGAGAATGCCGAATTACGAATTTAG